Within Massilia litorea, the genomic segment TTCGACCGCCAGCTGCATCATTTGACGCACCTGGTCGACGACCTGATGGAAGTCTCGCGCATCACCCAGGGCCGCATGGAGCTGCGCCGCGAGCCCGTGCTGTTGGCCGATATCGTGCACGGTGCGGTCGAGGACGTGGCGGCCATGATGCGCGCCGCCGGGCATACCCTGAACGTGAGGGTCGACGCACCGGGTGCGGTGGTCGAGGCCGACCCGACGCGGCTGCTCCAGGTGGGGGTCAACCTGCTGACGAACGCCTGCAAGTACACGCCGGACGGCGGCACCATCGACCTCGAACTGCGCAGCGAAGGACAGGAAGCCGTGATCACGGTACGCGACAACGGTATCGGCATCCCCGCGCATGCGCTGGGCACCGTGTTCGACATGTTCTCGCAGCTGAAACCGGCGCTCGACCGCTCGAAGGGCGGCCTCGGCATCGGGCTCGCGCTGGTACGCGGCATCCTGACCCTGCACGGCGGCAGCATCGGCGTCGAGAGCGCAGGCGAAGGCCGCGGCAGCACCTTCACGGTGCGCCTGCCGCTGGCCTCGGTGCAGGCGACGCCGGCCACCATTGCCACCGCCTCCGATGCCGTCGCGCCAACCAGCGTGCTGGTGGTGGACGACAATGTCGACGCGGCCGAGACCCTGCAGATGTTCCTCGAACTGTCGGGCTGCCTGGCGCGCGTCGCGCACAGCGCCGCCGAGGCCCTGGAGGTGCTGGACCGGTTCCAGCCGCAGGTGGCCCTGTTCGATATCGGCCTGCCCGACATGAACGGCTACGAACTGGCGCGCCGCGTGCGCCAGCGCCCGGGCGGAGACAATCTGCTGCTGATCGCCGCCACCGGCTGGGGGCAGGAGGCGGACAAGCAGCTCGCGTTCGCGGCGGGATTTGACCATCACCTGACCAAGCCCATCGATTTCGACAAGCTGCGGGCATTGCTGGCCGCTGCCCTCTAGCGTGCGCTGTCATTTCGAGCAACTGAAAGTGCATAGAAACAACATATAAACCTGGAAAACCAGACAGGCCCGAATGATGGCCCTACAATAGTTTCTCAGCATTTTCAATTGGGAAGTGCACAAGCGGCCTCCCTGAGCCAAGCGGATCAGTGAGCCCGGCAATCGGACGGCAATTCCAGAATGATCACTCCACCCTTACCCGACAATGAGCACGCTCGTCTCGCCCTACTGCGCGCACTGCTCCTGCTCGATACGCCGCCCGAAGAGCGGATGGATAAAATTGTCGAGTTCGCATCGGCCGAATTCGACGTTCCGATTTGCCTGATCAGTCTTGTCGATTCCGACCGACAATGGTTCAAGGCGCGCATCGGCATCGCCGCCTGCGAAACGCCGCGCGACATTTCTTTCTGTGCGCATGCGATTCTGGGAAGCGGCCTGCTTCTGGTGCCGGATGCGCTACTCGATCGGCGTTTTTGCGACAACCCGCTGGTGACGGGTACGCCACGCATCCGGTTCTATGCCGGTGCGCCGCTGGTGTGCGAGAACGGGCTGGCGCTCGGCACCCTGTGCCTGATCGATACGCGTCCACGTACACTGGACCAGGTCGAGCAGGCAATCCTGGAGAGCCTGCGCGACCTGGCTTTGCTGGAGCTCACCGCAGCGCAGGGGAAGCAGGATGTTTAAGCCTCCCGAGCCGTTCAGGGTCCTGCTTGTCGAGCCTGCGAACCTGCTGCGCCAGAGCGTTTCGCTCACGATGCGCAGCCTCGGCACCGCCGAGGTAATCGAAGCTGCGAATTATGCGACGGCGACGCAA encodes:
- a CDS encoding hybrid sensor histidine kinase/response regulator — translated: MNGLPDDDTLYQHAPCGLLLTDGAGLILRANATLCRWLGYSASALVNKVHIQDRLPVGTRLFHQTHCLPLLQVQGSVAQLQVELRDSAGQRVPVLVNIVRRIVDGAAFDEWALFAVNERRSYERELLAARKSAEQALEARLEAETQLRALNLALSDADRRKDEFLATLSHELRNPLAPMRSALEVLKLEHGAGAERRPLLDVFDRQLHHLTHLVDDLMEVSRITQGRMELRREPVLLADIVHGAVEDVAAMMRAAGHTLNVRVDAPGAVVEADPTRLLQVGVNLLTNACKYTPDGGTIDLELRSEGQEAVITVRDNGIGIPAHALGTVFDMFSQLKPALDRSKGGLGIGLALVRGILTLHGGSIGVESAGEGRGSTFTVRLPLASVQATPATIATASDAVAPTSVLVVDDNVDAAETLQMFLELSGCLARVAHSAAEALEVLDRFQPQVALFDIGLPDMNGYELARRVRQRPGGDNLLLIAATGWGQEADKQLAFAAGFDHHLTKPIDFDKLRALLAAAL
- a CDS encoding GAF domain-containing protein — its product is MITPPLPDNEHARLALLRALLLLDTPPEERMDKIVEFASAEFDVPICLISLVDSDRQWFKARIGIAACETPRDISFCAHAILGSGLLLVPDALLDRRFCDNPLVTGTPRIRFYAGAPLVCENGLALGTLCLIDTRPRTLDQVEQAILESLRDLALLELTAAQGKQDV